AGTCTGCCTGATGACAGAATCACACTTGGGAGGCCCAAGCAGCCCCGGCCTCTGCCAGTGTCCTGTGATGGTGGTCCAAATCAGGCTTAACAGATCCTCCCCTGGAGCGCACTGTGCCCCACGATTTGTGTTCGCACGTGGGGATGAATGAGCCACAACATCTCCCCATTGGGCAGGAGGGTTGCTGTGGGGCCTTGTAATTATTAGGACACCAAAGAGCTGCACGTAGGTCTGAAGTCCCTTGTGTGGGTCCTAATGGGAGATAGACTGGTCTCCGACTACATCCTAGATGGCTGAAGTATGCCCTCTCCTTCAAGGCTGGAAACCTCCAGGATCCTGGACAGAAGGTTTCCCTATCCGCAGGACTTGCTGCTGCTTGCAGTCCTGTTCGTAGGTCACTTTAAATAAATGTGTGAGAGAAACTGAATAAATTCGCTCTTGGGCTGTTAGATTAATCAGAGTGGCATACTCGTGAAAATATAccaggaggcaggaaggatgGACTGTTGGTAGAGACAGGTCTCTGGGGGTTCTGTCTCACGCTGCTACAAGGCCTCCTGGGCAGGCCAGGAGTGTGTGACCCTGACAGCTGTTTACCTGGGCCATTTCTCAGAGTTGGGTCTGCAGTGAGCACCTTGAGGGATGCGGGAACGGCTCCTAGGACAAGGAGCAGGCTTGCCAGCTGCTTACTGTCAAGTAGCAGGTTCCCCTAGCTCAGGTCCTGCTCCTGGGGTACCACCCACTGCCCCCCACGGGGCCAAGGAAACCAACACACGCTATGTTCAGGCTGCTTGTTGCAAGTAATAAGGCTTTTTCCCTCTGATCCAGGAAGTTCCAGCTTCTGCCAGCATTTTGAAAAGTTAGGGGCTAACTTGTTAGCTTGCAAATAGAGtgaaagcaaatcccagacacaACAGTCAGCTGGGCGGTGGCCAAGCTTGGCTTTCCCCGGCCAGGCTGTCCACCTCTTGGCCCTTCTCAAAGGGTGTTCCATTAAGATGTGATCATTACTGTTCCAGAATGTCCAGGGCCAGGGCAGCACTTTGGTCTTGTGggaaaggaaactgagtccctgtATACTGTGTACTTAAAAGTCTCCATCTCCTGGGATGTGGttaaattcaaagaaaacatcCCAGTCCCAGGATTATGTTTATAGGACCAGGGCACTCCGTTCATGTAAACttcaggaaagagaagaaagcaggcctCGTGCAAGTTGCTTTTCCAGGGAGCCGTGGCGGTTGACTGAGCGCAGCACATCCGTGGAGGGATGTGTCCCAGCGGCCTACTCCTTGGTCCTACTCCACCTTGGCTTCCCTAGCCACTGAAGTTGGCATCTGGCAGTCTCTAACTAAACTGCAGTGATTTAAGTCCAAACTTCAGGGCTGGGATGAGCCTCCTGAGAGGGTCTGCTGGTGAAATGCTAGAGAAAGGGGGAGCTGATCTAGGGAATGGCAGCATTGCAGGCAAGTTGGGAACACAAGTCCCTTTCTCCTACAGGGGAGAAGGCATTGCTTATACCCTTAACACTGGGTCCTGTTGGGCAGAAATGAGGAAACAAGCGGAGGAGGCAGAGCCATTAGAGGTCAGGGGCaggctgggcctggggcctgtGCCCTTTAGTGTTCTAGGTGAGTACTGAATGGCAGGGGCTGTTTTCCCAAGAGCATAAGGCTGTGTTAGGCCCTCAGCCCTGCTTTTCATCGAGCTTTTGGGTTCAGCTTCCCAGCTTTAATCTGGCCTCCCTCTGTAAGTCTTCTGGGTTAGAGCCAGGGAATGAGGGTATTTTCACTGCCGCCAAGAGGGAGTCATGACCGACAGGCTCCTGTGTccattttccctttcctcctttctgtaAAGAAGTCCCCAGATTTTTGTGAGATATGTGGCTGCCCAACTTGGAGCTGTATTCTCTGAGCCTCCCCTGCTGCTAGATGTGACCTTGTGTCTGATGGGGCCAGAGGGACAGGTGCTGCTTCTGGGTGTGGCCCTTGAAAGGGACTGGTGTGCCCTCCACTTGCCCTTTCCCTTCCCACGAATCTGATGATGGTGGCCAGTGTCCCTCTCTGTTCTGGCCACACTCAGGAAGGATGCAGAACAACTAGAGATTGGGTCCCTGGATTATTTTATGGGAGAGAAAAGTACAGCTATTTTGTTAAGGCTCTTTCTTGTCTCTTGTAAGAGTGGCCACATCCTAACCATGATGCAGGAGTGAGGCGGGGAGGGGAATGTGGAGGATCAGGCCATGCCCTTCTCTGGGCCCATTCACCCTCCCCACAGTCTTAGCCAAGTGGTAAGGAGCTACTTTGTTTTAGGTCTGGAAGGTCTCCCACTACTGATCTGCAGTCTACTAGGCCAGTGTCCTTGGAGATGAGACCATTTTATTTGAGGCTCAACTGCCTCATACAGAACATGGGATCCTACTGCCAGGTTCACAGGTAAGCATATGAGATTGTGTTTGTGAATAATAAAACCTCGTATTTGCTGAGCGTCCATTTCCCTTGTGCTGGGCAGGCTCCAAAAACAACCATACTTCATGAAGTAAGTCTGCCATTTTACAGAGGACAAAACTGTGGTGCACACTAGTTGAGTTACTTAGCATAGGGCAGTAAGGGGTAGAATGAGGGTTCACTTTGAGCAGACTGACCTCCATAACACAAACTCCTAGGCACTCTGTGCTTGCTCTACCTTGCCATTACATTAGCAGAGGTCCTGGCATCAGGTAACCTCATCAGTTCACCAAATGATAGTACCAAATTCTGAGTCACACTGTTCTGGGTGCTGAGCAAAGTGGAAAAGGTCCCTAACCCTCATGGAATTTGTTTTGCTTGGGAAAACACTTCTCATATACTGCATCCAGTTATGCATAAAGCCGTAATCATTGTTCATTACCACTTCTTATTTGGAGGAGTAAAGATCAAAGGCCTTTGATGTACTAGTCCCCCAACTCTCCACCACTAccatccttcctcctctcctgtgtCTTTCCCTCCATTCTCACTGCTGCTGGGAAGTCCTTGCAGTTCATCACTCATGCAGTTCATCACAttcccacctcaggacctttgcacttggcTATTCCCGCTGCCTAGAACACTTCCTCCATGTGTTTGCATGGTTTATCTCCtcatcttcagattttttttaagagaatctttattttattttattttttaaaagattttatttatttatttgtcagagagagagggagagagagcgagcacaggcagacaggcaggcagaggaagagggagaagcaggctccctgccgagcaaggagcccgatgcgggactcgatcccaggacgctgggattatgacccgagcggaaggcagctgcttaaccaactgagccacccaggcgtccccaaatctttctttttaaaagattgtatttatttgagagagagcacaagaggggagagcaggagagagagggagcagactccccgctgagcagggagcccaatgggctcgatcccaggactctgggatcatacaaccagagctgaaggcagatgcccagctgactgaggcacccaggcacccctcatcttcAGATCTTTATTCAAAAAAGACTTGAGTGAAGCTTTCCTTGGTAACTCCTACCTAAAATCCAATCTCTCTCCCACATACCATGTAGTTATTACCTAGCCCCCTTTCTTGCTGTATTTCTCTACTTAGCACATATTACTTATGCCTCAAGCATAAGTTTTATGTTACATAAAACTCACCCATTTTAAATGTATACTTCAGGggtttctaataatttttttccaaggtttacttatttttagagaagttggagggaggggcaaagggagaagaagagagaaacttgtgcagactccttgctgagcatggagcccaacatggggcttgatcccaccacacacaggtcatgacctgagcctaaaccaagagtgggacacttaactgactgcgtcacccaggcaccccagtttttaatcatttttaccaAGTGGTGGAATTACTACCataaatcagttttcttttttttttttttaagattttatttatttatttgacagagagaaatcacaagtaggcagagaggcaggcagagagagaggaggaagcaggctctctgcggagcagagagcccaatgtggggctcaatcccaggaccccgggatcatgacctgagccgaaggcagaggctttaacccactgagccacccaggcaccccccataaaTCAGTTTTCAAACATGTTTTCATCCTCCACAATTAGCTCTCATGCTCAGAGTTAATCCCCATTTCCCGTGCAGCTCCCAGCACCCCCTGACCTGCTGCCTCAGTAACCCTTCTCTGAACACTCGATGTGAATGCTGGCCAACAACAGTATGTGGTCCTTTGGGCCTGGCTGCTTGTGCCCGGGCAGAACATTTCTGCATGATGCAGTACATGTCAGTGCATTCCTTTGTTTGGTGGAGTAGAGTCCTGTTATGTATTCACATTTTGTATATCCATTTACCAACTCatagaaattttcatttcttgttttcaACATTCTGTACATTTTACACCTTGTTTCCCCCACTAGAGTATCAAGTCCTGCGTGGCTGGGCTTTTGCTAGTTTTGTTAACCTCTGTATCCTCAGCACCCAAGctgtgccaggcacatagtaggtactcagcaAATACACGCTGAAGAAATTGACGATAAAGATAACTTTTATTGCCTTTAAGGGCTAAGCTGGTCATCAAGCAGGGGAAAGAGGTCAAAGTGATAGGCCGCGTGGAGCCAGCAGTTAGGGCAGGCCTCTTTGAGGAATATGCTttggagcagagacctgagtgCATGGGTTCTCATCATCCCCAGGCCCCACCTGTTACTCTGCCTGCCTGGGTCCCACCTAGTGTGGCGGCCCAGCTGCTGGTGGCAAGCTGGCCTCACAGCAAGGGGAGGGGATGGCTCAGGcctgccctccccaacccctcccagCAGCTTGACTGGCACAGCCCAGCTTGGGGAGCCCTCCAGGGAGAGCCACAGGGGCCAGAGCCTTGGACTTGAGCCACACTGTCTGGGTGTGAATCCCAGCTCTAGCCATTCATACTACACTGGCTCCTTGTCACCTTGTTTGGTCCCTCAGTGGTCTCATGGGTAAAATAGGGATAGTAACTAATACATACCTTCCAATTTAAAAAGCCTAAACATTATCTTACAAGCTGTGGATTCGTTTCTAGAACTGTGCCGAGCACGAATCCATGACAACCCCATAAGGAGGCTGCCATGTACACgaataaactgaggcacagatgggCAAAATGACTTTTCTGAGCTCATCCCACTACTGAGTGATACAGTGTCTTCAAATTCAGGAGGTCGGTTCCAAGTTCCCACACTTAACCCCTTCAGGCATAGCTTCTCACGAAGCCATCCAGGGTGGTTAAAGCGAGctaatgtggggcgcctgggtggtgcagtggcttaagcctctgctttcagctcaggtcatgatctcagggtcctaggatcaagccccgcatctggctttctgctcagcagggagcctgcttccccatccccacctctctgcctgactctctgcctatttgtgatctctgtcaaataaataaataaaataaaaccttaaaaaaaaaaaggagctatgGTGCCTGACGCccttggaacagtgcctggcccgCAGTTAAGTACAGAGTGTTAGCGTTACAATGGTACAGAGGGCCCTGGGAGGCGCCCTCTTATTTCTTAAAAAGCAGGCATCTGACCCTTTGGGGAAAGCAGATGACAGCTTCAGCCCTCTCCCCAGATATCTACAGCTGCCCACACAGCACCGCCCCCCCTCACTGGCCAAGGCTCACCAGGTGGAAATTTAGCAATCAACTGTCCACCCACCCCATTTCCCACAGAAAAAAATGCTGGGTGGTGCTGGGGAGGGCCTATGAGTCAAGGCTAAGGACTCTGACCCAGGTTGGGTGGGGCTCCTCAGAAGTCCCTGGACAGGCAGTTCCCGCTGCTCCTCCCCTCgtccttccccctgccctccgGGCACTGGCGGTTCTCCCCACAGACCTCCGCTCACCACCATGGAGTTCGACTTGGCCGCAGGTGAGCTGGGAAATGGGGCATTGGAGACGCAGGGAGCCAGGCTAAAACCCAGCAACCTCCTCCAAGGGCGCATGCGCAGCACCTGCACCAACCCACCCAACTTCTCTCCACAGCTCTAGACTCCAAGAAGCCTCAGGGGACGGGCCAGGGGGGAGACCATAAACACGGCCCCCACAAAGTCCAGGGCGGGTCAGAGACAGGGGCGGCTGACAAACCAAGGGTAAGTCACCTTAGGAGCAGGCACATCCCTCCCAGGATGAAGGGGACAGCGGGGTCAGGGGTCCCGGTCTCACTGCCTCGCCTCCCAACTGGCAGGGCCACGGTCACCGCAGCTCCTCGGACTCCAGTAGCAGCAGCGGCAGCTCCAGCGACTCGGACATGGAAGGAAAGGTAAGAGGCTCCCCGCAAGCAGGCCCCCCAAGTGAGGGGAGAGTCCCGGACAGTCGTCTCACCGTCCTAACCTTGGGTCTCCCCTTCCATCTCCTCCACTCTCGGCCCCACAGCCTCACGCGGCCGCCTCGCAAGGACACAAAAGCACGCCGGCCAAGGTCAAGAAGCCCAAAgtgaaaaagaataaggaaaagaaagggaaggcgAAGGAGACTTCTCACTGACCGGCCCGGTGAAGTCTCATTAAACCTTTTCTCGGCTCTCGGGTAGCCTTCTGGTCGCCAAGTTGGGcaccggccccgccccgccggtCCCCCTTCTCAGGGCCCGGCCTGCCCCCTGCCGGGCGGCCGCGCCAAAGAGAGGTGCGCACGCCGTTCCCATCACCGTTTATTGTTTCCGGAACAGCGGCCGCTCTACAGAGCGGCGGGTGCCGCTGGAAATCTCGGCACCTCGGCgacgggggggcgggggggggccgCGGGGGGCAGGGTCTCGGGGTGGGGGCGACGTCGGAGCCCCCGCGGGCGGGCGAGCGGATGAGCGGCAGCGACGCGCGGCCGCGAGGAGCAGCAGCAGCCGGGGGCGTGGGCCGGGCAGCCCTCACCGCACCAGGTGGAAGGTGAGCCAGTACATGAGCAGGGGCTGCGCCGCCGCCACGGCCATGGTCAAATACATGCGCAGCTGGTTCCTGGCCCCGCGTACCGGGACGCCCTCGGCCGCCGCCTCCGCCAGGATCTTCAGCCGCAACGTCCGGATCTGGGGCGGGAGGGGGTTCACCCTTGAGTCCCGCGCCGGGCGGAGGCGCCGGCAGGTACTTCCaagccctgcctctctccctccacccggGCGGCTGTGTTCGAGTCTCTCTGCCCGTGGGGAGCCTAGGTTCCCCCCCCGCATCTCCTGTAAGGGATGGTGAGAACTTGCTTCTCCCCCAAGGCCCGGGAGCAAATGTGAGGGTTCCGAGCTGAGTGAGACGCGGAGCTTCATACCCTGCCTGAGGAGGGCAGCAGGCTCAGCCGTGGCTGCTGCCACCCTGCTTATATTAGCCGGATGACAGTTTTCAACACAAGCcaggaaggtttttttgttttttgttttaacctttAAGTAATGACCTCTATGTCAGAGTTTCTCTGAGGGTGAGATTTGGCCAACCAGTTGTGCCCTCTGCTCCTCACACCTCCTCATGCGGCCTCCTCCCAGGGCCTTGGGGTGCCTTCATCATCACCCCCCTTTCTGCAAAATGGGAAACATGTTTAAACAGAGGAAGGAATTTGCTGGGGATCCAGAGAAGCTGTTTCCAAGGGTACCAAACCTCTTTTCATCCTAACAAACTCTGGCAGGAGAGCCCACCATGGAAGGGTGGTGTGAGGGTGAGAGCCCAGCCTGACAGGCCGCCTGGCTCCTGCTCTGCCTTCCCACCCCAGCTTAGATACccccctcttccaggaagccctgctGACCCCCAGGCTGAGACAGGCACTTGAAGCCTCCTCAGTTCAGTGAAGGGGCTCTCACCTCAACTCCTTGCCTAACATCCTCTGCTTGGATGCCCCGGGGACCCCGACTCAGGGCTTGTGCCCtcaaccctcctcctccccagccccacccagctcACCATGAACACAAAGATAGACACACAGCACCAGCCCAACACCAGATAGTAGCCAATCTTCCCA
The genomic region above belongs to Neovison vison isolate M4711 chromosome 7, ASM_NN_V1, whole genome shotgun sequence and contains:
- the C7H19orf33 gene encoding immortalization up-regulated protein produces the protein MEFDLAAALDSKKPQGTGQGGDHKHGPHKVQGGSETGAADKPRGHGHRSSSDSSSSSGSSSDSDMEGKPHAAASQGHKSTPAKVKKPKVKKNKEKKGKAKETSH